The genomic DNA tttgtttgttttgctgccaATACCAAACTTTTTTGTGGCTAAGTACCAGAACACACCAACATTCTATTCAAATTAAATCTGCAGCAATTGAGTAACTGTGTTAAGGAAGGCATTCCTGTTATAGCATGATAGGCACAAAAAGGGTTTAATGTTGAGATGCATAATGTGGCGCCACAGACGTAATTATGAGTGTTTCCATTGTGTCAAAGAAATGCCCAATGGCACTTGATAATCAACAATGGCAGCGTGGTGCAACAGAGTAGGCGGTATGCTGTACTAAATGTGTGTAGTCTTAATGTGCTTAAGTAACAGATAGCAATGTTTCACATTACATAAAGCATTCAGTATCTTTATAATGCAGAGTGGACTCTTTGAATTTGTGAATTCTGGATTAACCTAGAAATGTCTTGAAACCACAGACTCCTGGTTAAAAGGTATGAATTAACTCCGATCAATGACTTTTTGATGGGAGCAGATGTCAGTTAGGATGTACCAGTTCTTCATGTTGTAACATATCTTGTGTGGAAAGAAGTTAGCACATGCAATCCTTAGTAAAAGGGGTAAAAACATACCTTGCTTCGTTGACAATCCACGTTTCCCCTGTGCACGTGAAATTCTCTATGTAGCCCGCTTGGCAGTTGATTACCGTCCAATTCGGCTTGCACACATCCAGGAAGTGAGGTCGTAGCCGCCCGATAGAATACTTGCCGATGTCAGTCAGAGACTGGCTCATGGCAGCGCCAAACAGAAAAGTTCCAATGGCCTTGTAAAGGCAGGCCACATAATTATTTCTGACCGAGGAGTTTGACTGCAAGCGTTTATAATGGACTGAAAGGCACTCCCCTATGATCATCTGTGAAAAAACACACAAGGGTTAATTCAAGAAAACAATTTAAGATTACATTGTTGGTTTTGTTGAAAGCCAGACAAATAGATCTGCAGATTGTAATCACACATATGAAAAAGAAATATAGATTGAATTaaaagagatagatagatagaactaACCATAAATCAAGCACAGTTATAATTGTGTAAAACACAGAACAACTGTGTAAATAATCCATGTGAAGTTTTACTCATTGTTTTAGTTAATTTAGCCACTTGGAATTTTACtagttttttttctattgctaCAGTGGATAAATGCTTTAGTTGGACAAATCAACATGGATTTGTGCTTACAAAGTTGTACTGTGTTCCATAATGAATGCTTATACTTATGTAACAAACACTTAcatgataattaacaatacaatacaaaagacaattaaaaaaaacttaaaatcgGAGAAGGAACTAAATCTGAGTGGTACTTGAAAATGTAGCTGACATTGAAACCAAGTCTAAAGTCTGAACTATGACCAAAATAACCAGCGATAAGCCATTCTCATAAGCCAAAGAATGTGCGTGGCATAATAGTGTTTGAGTAATAAAAGAATAATGGCAACAGAAGCCAgtacacaaatacatttcaatgaaaaGTGTATGGTAGCCTTGTATCTTCGGGTTCTTTCGttgttgttttattctttttaaataaataccaccAAACCTACAGTATGtgggggaaaataaaaaaaattccacCACAGAgtttatatgtttgttttataaatggtTTAGCAGAGGAACAGGCTTGCTAGTTGCACAGATTATGTAAGGAATCTTATTTGGCCAGACAAAAGTACAGGCATGCAGACCAAATTTACCTTATGCTCTATAGAAAAAAATGTGTGGTGCCTCCATATACATGTATGTGTGTAAAGGGCTGCCATGGCACCTGTCAAGATTCTTCAGTGATTTTTATTTGAAACCAAGGCCCCAAATCAAAAACTATTATAGAAAGTTGTCTTTGtagacaacattttatttatttatttatttcaatttatattatgatttgagtacaattattattattacagtgacaTTTTTTAATAAACCAGTTAGTAGAACACAAAATGCTGTAAAAATATTTAAGAACCCTTAAGAAAAGTAAACTTACTTAAGAACCTTATTTATAAGTTCACTTTTCTTACATTTGCCTAAATATTCTTAACTGTATTAGTAAGAGGCAAGTGGTGCAGTGTTAATCTGATGGCAGAACTGCATTATTTAGAATAAATTGCATTGTACTGttaattaaataatgtaattgtatgtaaaactaatgtgatatcttgtaacaattgtaagtcaccctggataagggtgtctgctaagaaataaaataataataataataattaaatcaatcaatcaaatgtattttgtatagcacctttcatgccaaggcatcccaaagcaaTTCACTGATTAAATTAACTAACAATATATTTCTAAAGAACTACAATCACAACTACAGTACAATGGGGTGAGTGAGCAACAAAAGCAAGAATGGTGTggtataaaaacaaaattcacttacaACAATAAGAGTGAAAGGAATCATTATTCCACCTAACAACTCATAGGAAATGGTGTCTTCTTTCAAAGGGTACTTGATGGATTCATCACTACAGAAAAATCCTCGTTTGAATGGATTATGTCGTGGTGTGAGAATTGCAAAGGGCAGTCCAGCTAGCAAAAGCAATGAGAAAATAAAAGGAGCATTAAATAGACGCTTTTAATACAAGACAGTTAGGTTTTCCCaacgaagaaataaataatctgtgGGGTTGACGGTTATTTGATCTTCTTGACTTATCTACCAAAACATGTGTTaatgaatgaaacaaaaatcaaaagcACCTCATCACATCAAGTTATTTTAGAGATTCCCAGCCAAACCCCATTCTTTTACACTGTCAACCAAAATACTGTGTACAAGTTTGATGTCTCTTTATATGCTAGGTGTCAGCTGAGTAAAATCCCATAGTTGGGTGCCTTAGCTCCGACTGGAAGGGAAGTGCACCAGCAATATTAGAGGCCCAGAAAATCTGTATGCCATAGAGTCCCAAACCAGCAAGGGAGAAAGCACCAAGATACAGCATTATGGCCAATCAGAGGACATTTCTTGTAGCTAAGCAAGCACATAGCCATTGTCAGTTCTTAGCATGCACTTATAGCACCAGCACCTAGCTTTACTATTAATGTAATGTGTTGTTTTCTTCAGAACAATGATGAAGGTGTGGTTATTTGACTAAAAGGTACAGTGTCCCTTTGTTTAACCAGCTATGAATCTGTGCTCTCCTCTTACTGTGGCTACCACAAACTTCTGTATACACAAACATGGAATTCCCTACATTACAGATAGGTCACATGGATAAAACTCAGTATGTCACCCATGCAATCTTGGGTTAACCATATAGTATGATTCACTTATTTGCCTCAAACAGGAACATTGTTCACAGCTCTTGATAAGAGGAACCAATTTGGGTTCCATGATACAATTTTGTTTTAACATGTGACCTGTGGAATATGGAGAACCGAGGCAAGTACTTTTTCCTTTGTGGGGGGGCTACTATGAAATGTATAGTGATTGAACCTGAATTCACATCAGTGTTTACTGTGGTGCACAATAATTACTTGGTAGCTATTTTATTTCCTAGTCCACTATGTTAATCCTGGTCTGACCCATATGAAAATACAGCAGAAATCTCTTGAACTAGCCAAATTATTATTCACAAAATAAAAGGAGTCTGCTTTGGGGTTGTCAGACGGGAGATTTGCAAGTCAAGTTTCAAGTCAGAAAACTGGTGAATTAACTTGATCTTCAAAGTTATATTAATagcctttcaaaaaaaaaaaaaaaaccttgccagACTGATTTAGTTGGTCGTCAAGGCTACATGTTTCAGAAGGTAAAACTAAAAATGAGCACTGGTAAAATATGGTGATCAGCACTTTACTGTACATGGTTAAGAAATTGTAAATGCCTGACTTGTGTATAGAAACTCCACATGCAAATGTCACATAATGCAAATGTTATGCATATATTTGCAAACTAGTTTTAATATTGTCGGCCTTTCAAAAGTAATAATAAATGACGTCTTCCAAAACCTTGTACCCAATAAGCATAGTCAATTTAGtcatataataaaatacatgtattattcAAAAACTATAAAAATTAGGCCTAAAAAAACTGATACACATGATTTTGAAAGGCTAGTAACCATACGTATTGTAATAACTGTTTACATTAGAAATGTAGTCATTCAAACATCACCAGCCTATAGTACCACCATACACCAATTTGCAAATGCTTAAGGagttttgttgtttaaatttaGTAACTGCTATTGCCTCTATCAatcattgcattttctttttttttaattatagtgtTACACTTGCATCTTCATAATTATATACCATGATTTCTGTACACGCAAAATCAATTATAAAGTAATAATTCAACAAGCAATCTCTTCAATTATATTCacttttgtacatttatttaattggATATCAGACATTAGACTGATGTAGGCCTGACACTTCTCTTTTCAATAATTAATACATACGAGGCTATTCGGAGTCAAAGATCAGTGCCAGGTTTCATAATACAGTAAGGAAGTAAATTTGAGATTTGTGTCAATCCAAATTAACCTCGATATTatcttgtaataaaaaaaaaaaaaacatattgcatcAATCATGTGTTCGTGAGGAAGAGAAGGATCCCAAGTTCTTGCTGGACTTTAAAGAAATGCAGCAATACATTTATGAATTCTGTGTTTAAAGGTTTATGCGAGCGCAATCAGAGTAAGGTTAAGGGGTTATTGCAGCCGAGACTATAGATTTGAGAAATTGTGTAACCTATATCCAGCATTATATCCTCTTAATTCTGATTGTGTCTAATGATGGCTTTAGAACTGCTAACATTAATAAATGTCATCAAGGCAGTCAGTTTAATAGAAAATAGGATGTTAGATGTTTTCATATGGCAACAATAGGTGTCCACCTCACCAAACCTTTATCAGGCATAAATCCAGGCTTGTGCGAGACACCCCAGGCTTCTAACCCCAAGTGAAACAGTTGACTGTATTTCATTGTATCACTTTCTACATTCTAAACCCCAAAAATCAATCATTTCAGTTCTTGGACATCCAGTACTGTACTGGGATCTTAACTTGAATCTTAAGTTTCAAAGCCATGGTAAGAATAACATTATTAATGTTTCTGGATCTTATAATTTCTTTAATAGAATAAGGATGAAGTTAAACCCTTCAAATGCTACTCTTGTTTCTGCAT from Acipenser ruthenus chromosome 2, fAciRut3.2 maternal haplotype, whole genome shotgun sequence includes the following:
- the LOC131699063 gene encoding phospholipid phosphatase 1-like isoform X2 gives rise to the protein MFDGTTVPFIVLDIVCVVLAGLPFAILTPRHNPFKRGFFCSDESIKYPLKEDTISYELLGGIMIPFTLIVMIIGECLSVHYKRLQSNSSVRNNYVACLYKAIGTFLFGAAMSQSLTDIGKYSIGRLRPHFLDVCKPNWTVINCQAGYIENFTCTGETWIVNEARLSFYSGHSSFSMYCMVFLALYVQARLVEDWARLLRPTIQFFLVAASIYVGLSRVSDYKHHWSDVLTGLIQGAIVATLIVVFVSDFFKTRVTAFPQKEEDITHTTLQETPTNGNHYGSTH